The Sphingosinicella flava genome includes the window TGGTCGCGCCGACGTGGAAGGATTTCCCGGAAAGCCAGGCGATTTATTGGAGGGACGGCAAGCCGCTCGCGGCCGGCGAAACGGTCAGGAACCCGGCGCTCGCCGCGACCCTGCGCCGGATCGCCGCCGAGGGGCCGGATGGTTTTTACAAAGGGCCTGTAGCGGACGCCATTGTTAACGCCGTGCAGGGATCGAAGCGCAATGCGGCGGACATGACGCGCGCCGACCTTGCCGCTTATGAGGCGAAGGAGCGGCCGCCGGTCTGCATGGCCTATCGCGCCTATAAGGTCTGCGGCATGGGCCCGCCCTCGTCCGGCGCGACGACGGTGCTGGGAATATTGGGAATGCTCGAGCGGTTCGACATGAAGGCCATGGGCAAGGACGATCCGCGCGCCTGGCACTTGATCGCCGAGGCGATGAAGCTCGCTTATGCCGACCGCGACACCTGGGTGGGCGACCGCGATTTCGTCGACGTTCCGGTCGCCGGGCTGATCGACAAAGCCTATCTCGCGAAACGGTCCGCCGGTATCTCGCCGGCCCGCCCCCTCGGCCGTTACGAGGCGGGCATGCCGCCAGGCGCCGCGCCGCGGACCGCCGCCATGTCCGGCGAGGTGCCGAGCACCACCCATTTCGTCGCGGTCGACGGACGCGGGAACGTCGCGAGCATGACGTCGACCGTCGAGGGCATTTTCGGCAGCCAGCTCGTCGCGGGCGGCTTCATTCTCAACAACGAATTGACCGATTTCAGCTTCGCTCCGGAGAAGGACGGCGCGCCGGTCGCCAACCGGGTGGAGGCGAACAAGCGCCCGCGCTCCTCCATGTCCCCGACCATCGTCTACGACGCGAGCGGCAAGCCGGTGTTGGCGCTGGGATCGGCGGGCGGGCCGCGCATCATCATGCATGTGGCGAAGACGCTGATCGGCTGGATCGAC containing:
- the ggt gene encoding gamma-glutamyltransferase, whose amino-acid sequence is MLNRFLLLFALFVMPVATSAQGVVSSADSRATAAGQQILRDGGSAADAAMAMMLALTVVEPQSSGIGGGGFLIHHDAATGRTQTIDGREKAPAAATPERFLGADGKPRPFMQVVPGGLSVGVPGNIALMAQTHAKWGRLPWARLFDPAIKLAEDGFAVSKSTAGYLAMVAPTWKDFPESQAIYWRDGKPLAAGETVRNPALAATLRRIAAEGPDGFYKGPVADAIVNAVQGSKRNAADMTRADLAAYEAKERPPVCMAYRAYKVCGMGPPSSGATTVLGILGMLERFDMKAMGKDDPRAWHLIAEAMKLAYADRDTWVGDRDFVDVPVAGLIDKAYLAKRSAGISPARPLGRYEAGMPPGAAPRTAAMSGEVPSTTHFVAVDGRGNVASMTSTVEGIFGSQLVAGGFILNNELTDFSFAPEKDGAPVANRVEANKRPRSSMSPTIVYDASGKPVLALGSAGGPRIIMHVAKTLIGWIDFGLPVAEAIALPNIYFGGDATLVEKGTFLAAMQGEMTRYDGLVTASDLGSKVNAVEYVDGAWRGAADPRSEGNALAE